The genome window AAAAACATGTACCGTTGAATCTTGTAGAGTGAAAAAGATGAAGGTAATAGTTGAACTCGGGTCTAAAAGGTGGTTACGTTCAAATACCTATAGAGCCACAGCTAACGTAATTGAGCTTTGCGAAGGAATATATATAGTGGAGACAACCCTAGGGGGTGCAAGGTACCTTTTTCCTGTGATGAGGTGCTCGTGCAGGGAAAGGGATACTGTGAGGATAAATGGAACCCCTTATTGCGAGGCAGAATACTGTAGCGATTTCCTTGAAAAAATTTCAAGATGCGACGGGATAAATATAACCGCTGAAAATCCCGCCTTTAGACGCTTCTCTGTGAAACATCCGATAGCCGAGGACGCGACTAACCCGCATATCCTCCTATCTTCGAATGGGGAAGACCTCGTCCTTAAAGGCTATAGGCTGTATACCTCATGGAACCCTGAGCCCTTATTTCTACATTTCCTTAGTGATAAACAGCTGACGCCGAAATTGAAGTTATCCTACTCGTATAAGGGCTCCCCCCTCGGAATTCTAACAGAGTTCATCAAGGGAGCAATTGATCCGGGCTCTATTCTCTACAGTTCACTTGTTAGAACGCTTACGGGTGAAGGCCTCATTGTGCCTTTAGACGATATAAAGGCAGCTAGTCAAACCATCGCAAGGTTTCACAACGTGATGCTCTCTTGTACTGAAAACTGGTGTACTCCCAGAACAGCAAACGAGACAGATGTTGATAGGTGGCGTAAAAGAACTCTTTTCTACCTTTCCAATATCCTAAAATTTGAGCCATCCCAGAGCATCAAACGCATACTCCTCAATTTGAAGAATCCATTATTCGATGAATTTATTGATCAGAGGATAATTGCGACTCACCAGGACCTTCACTTTTCACAGATGCTGAAATGGGGGGAGAACCTCTTTATAATTGACTTCGAGGGTGAGCCTGGACGCCCCGATGAGTATAGGCGCGACCTCGAACCCCCCTTGCGTGACCTCGCCTCCACTCTACGTGCATTATCCTATATAGCCTTTTTCGCTTTATTGGAAGTAAACAGGATTGACAAGCAAAGAACAATGCAGCTCTTATACAGTAACAGTCAACAAGTCGAGCTAGCAAGAGAATGGACGATACACGTGGCCGAGAAGCTAATAGAAGAGTATGCTAGGTATGTCAAGAGAGACATAGTAGAGTCGACGTCGCCTTCTGAAATCCTGGAATTCTTAAAACCTTGGTTTGTCGAGAGAGCCTTGTATGAGGCATACTATGAGTCGAGTTATCGTCCTGAGAATACAATGATAGCGTTGTCAACCCTTGCTAACAATATTCCCCCTATTCTTGACGCAAAGATTATCATGTAGAATGATAGTATCTTTACTAGGGATTCGTATCATGAGTGGTGTTATCGAAAAAGTAAAAACTGGAATCCCGGGTTTCGACGATTTACTTTATGGTGGCATCCCGAAGAGAAACATCGTTTTGCTGTCGGGAGGTCCCGGAACCGGTAAGACCATCTTCTCGCAACAATATCTCTACTATGGTCTTGTCAATGGTGAGCCCGCTGTTCTCGTAGCCTTGGAGGAGCACCCGGTTCAAATCCGACGAAACATGGCTTCTTTTGGATGGGATGTTCGCCGCTTTGAAGAAGAAGGCAAATTTGCCATAGTTGATGCCTTTACTGGAGGAATCGGAGAGGCTGCCAAGAGGGAAAGGTACGTTGTTAAGAGCGTAGATGATGTCAGTGAACTCATAGACGTTGTACGGCAAGCTATAAGAGAATCTAAGGCTGAGAGAGTTGTCATCGACTCTGTCTCAACACTGTATCTGACAAAGCCTGCCATGGCGCGCGGTGTTCTGATGCAGCTGAAACGTGTGCTGGCTGGGCTTGGAGCTACTTCTATTTTCGTTTCCCAAGTGAGCGTGACCGAGAGAGGATTCGGCGGGCCTGGCGTGGAACACGCCGTTGACGGTATCGTACGCCTTGACCTTGATGAGGTAGATGGGGAACTCGTAAGATCCCTTGTTATATGGAAAATGAGGGGAACCAAACATGACATGAGGAGGAGACCTTTCGATATCACTGATAAGGGAGTCGTCGTCTACAGTAATAAGGTCGTAAAGCTTAAGGGAATCTTTTATAGAGTTGAAGAGGGGGGGTCTAGTGAGCAGTGAGATTCCACTCAAGCCTTTAGGAAAAGATGAGATAAGAAAGCTTGAACTCTCACTCATCCTCGGCACCCTTTTAAGACCAGACGTTATAGATGCGGTTAGGAGCGCTGAGGATAAAATCACTTGGCTAGACTCCCTCGTTGTAGCTGCTGGCGCGCTCGCACGTGAGAGAGCTGGTTACTCTATTGTCCGAATTGCCGAGGAACTGGGTAGAACAGAGTCCACTATTAGGAATCACCTTACTGCTAAAACTGAAGCCGGCAGGCTTGTGAAGGAGACATACGACAAGCTCTTGCAGAGTGGCGGCAAGCTTGAGCTAGATATATTTTCTACAAAGGCTGAGGAGGAGCTTGGAGCTCTAAGAAAACGCGTCGAGGAGTTAGAGAAAAAGCTTGAAACTGTTAAGAAAGCACTAGAGGAGATTCTCAAAAATATCTAGTTGTTTCATCTAAACGCCGCCTTTAGTGTTAGGCCCGGCTAGCCTAGAGTAGGCCTCAAGAAGCATGTCTGCGGCTTTCTCCCAAGTAAACGTACTACTCACCCTGTCAATCGCATTCTTGCGTATTATCTCCCCAGCATCAAGGTATTCTTCAAGGATGGAGAGAAGTTTTTCATCCCCTATTTTCCTATGGTATCTCTCTAAGCTGCCTTGGTTTGAAGCTTCCATAAAGGCCAGCATGTTTCGCATCGCGTCTGCGAGCTCGTAGGGGTTATCGGGCGGGACAAGCAGACCTGTTCCCTTAATATCGTGCTCGTGGATATCAAGAACAGTCTCCTTTAAACCCCCCACCTTGCTCCCCACAACAGGACAGCCGGCGGCAAGGGCTTCTATAGCCATTATTCCGAATGGTTCCCAGCGTGAAGGTGCCACAAAAATGTCGGCTGCGAGATGTGAAAGTTTATAGACCGAGGGAGCGATGCCGAAAATCACCCGGACGTTATAAGGATACTCGCGAGACAGTTCGATAAGTACGTCAACGTACTTCTCTCCCCCCCATACAGGTAATACAAGAAAAATTATCCTGGCCTCACCGAATTCTCTAAGAAGTATCTCGATGGCTTCAGCCATGGTGTCGAAGCCTTTTTGGCGGGAGAGCCTACCGGTTGTTATCGCTAAGGGACCATCAAAGGGGAACGGGTCTAGCTTCAATTCCTCACGAAATGGTGGAGCAACCCGTTCCAGTATATATTCCTTTATTTTTTCATCTGGAATTTTTGGCTCACCCTTTGGTAACTGTCCCAGAGCATGAAGCAACAAGTATTTTCTAAGGGAAGATCGATTAGAAGTATTCCCAACGGTCTTCTCAATCTTATCTCTATGTATTGACAAAACCTCTTGTATGAGTGTCTCATACTGCCAGTCAGTGCCGTTGTAAACTACGAGCCCTCTACGGGTTACATCTCTCCCTAGGAAGCCGAGAAGATCCTCCTCTAGGTACGACTTACTCACGGTGATCAACTGGTCTGACTCCGCTAGGCCCAGTTTTTCTGCAAAGCCTTCTACCGAGTTGAAAACCTCTCGCAGGGTAACATGCAAGGTTTTACCATTTAGGTATGCTTTATGAACCCAGTCCCTTCTAAGACCTGCTGCCTCTATCGTGGCCCAGTCTAGTTTTCTCCTAACTAAGAGGTGCACGTGGTATACCAGGTAAGGTTTCTCATCCTCTCCCCTCTTCTCCTTAGCTTTAAGCAATGGTACTACAGAGTGCCAGTCATGAAAGTGGAGTATGTCTGGCTCTACTAGTCCCAGATCACTTGCCCACGTGAATATGTATGGAAGAGCCTTTGCGAGATCCACCACTTTGTTTAATAAAACGTCCTCTGAATATACTCTGGAGTCATCTAGAAAATCGCTGTGAACACGGAGGAAATGGATGCCTTTGTACATTGTTTTTTCGAAGACGTATTTTTTCCCCTCAATTAACCTCTCTACAATCTCTGCACGAGGATCTATTACCGGGGAATGAGACGGCATGATTATAGCCGAGAATATTCCCTTTTTGGAAAGGGGTACTAGAAGGTTTGTCGGAACCTCGGCTAGGCCCCCAACCTTTGCGAAAGGTATTGCTTCAAAGGTAACCATCCAGACACTCTTCAAAGCCAACGTAGAGTCACCTGAGTCTCAAACGACTCTCCTGGATTCAATGCCACTATGTGATTAAACGTTATGCCTATTCCTTGAAGCTCCTTCTTTAACCCTTTTTCGGTTCTGGCAAGTGTCTCGATCGGAGCCACCCAGACTTCAGCGTGCTTGTTGTTCTCGACTACTATTTCCTTATAATCCTTCGAGGAGATTCGAATCGTGCGTGACCATGGACTCTCAAACCTCTCTGTAAAGCTTCGGCTATACGCATCGTCCACGGTGTAATTAGGAGTGCTCTCCTCGTCCCAGGGGAGTTTGGGCATCAAGGATAGCTCGATAGATATTTTAGGGTCTATGAATCGTTTCTCCATGTTTCTCCAGATGTATTTGACTCTAAGAGTCTTTCCTTCATCTTCAACTTCATAAACCTTGGTAACATGAATTCGTGAAGGTTGACTTCTTATACTCCAGTCACGTCCCATTGCAGATAGGACTACGCCTCCATCCCCTATATGTTCGACCAAGTAGTGTTTAAGGGCTAGATCGCTCACGTCTACAAAAGGAGTGTTTTCTATCCAGTCTCTAAGACTCGCATCACGCTTCCATATATGTTCCCGGAATGATACCCTGCGGTACCAATCTGGCCTATAGTCTGTAATCCCACTTAGATATGGCTCTGCATATCGTGACATTGTATTAATTAGGTTGTGCTCGTAGCCCTCAAGTTTAATGTCGAGCTCGAACAAGGAGCCGCCATCGCTGGGCTTGATATAAAAGTTCGTGTAAAGAGATTCGATGAGTATTTCGCTTCGGCCATCATAATCAAAATCCTCTTCGGATATTCTCAAACCACTTGCATAGTACAACGCTGAGCTCTCTGAAATCCTTTCAGCCTTTATGAGATGTTCGTATATGGCTTGCCTGAGAATCGGTAGATAGGTACCGCCAAACAGACCATGCCAGTACGCGTCGTTACACTGTGCAAGATAATAATTCTCCCAGGCATGTGGAGGGGCCTTGAGCCTTACAAGCTTCTCGCGTACGCGAAGGAGCTTCTTATGCATGTTGTTTGCTTCAGGGTATTTTCGAAGGAAGTTAGGAAAATAGCCTCCGCTCCACTCAATCATCTTATCATAGCTCCATGGACCAAGGTATGCTAGACCTGTGAAACCATAGCGTTTAATGTATTCAGATGGAGTGAGAGTTTGAATGTCATTGCTTTCCCTAAGAAGGTGGAAAAATAGTCTTAGCCAGGGCTCCGCGTTTTCACGGGGCCACCACTCGCCAAACTTCTCCGCGTCGCTCCCCCATAAGACGTATTTAAATCCGTTAGGTGTTCGGAAGCTTCTAATATAATCGAGGACTTCCGTATGTGTTCTCCAGGGTAATATGTACCTGATGTTTGCATCTATAAAGAGAACACCTATTTTTCTACCAGCGTATTCTGTGAGGATAGCTGTGTGAGTATCATCCCGCCATAACCCTGACCTATACCCAACTTCGTCGTCTACAATAACATAGGAATAAGCAGCTTCCTTTATGGCTGATGGGAGCGTGGGATCCCAGACCCTTTCGGCAAGCCATAACCCCTTGGGCCTAACTCCGAGTAAATCCTCTACCAGTTTTCTGCCCCGTTTCAGTTGTTCAACTCTATCCTCATATGGGAGAATCGAAAGAATACTTTCTGAGAAAGCACCCCCTAAAACCTCGAAACGGCTGTTCTGTATGATATCTTTCATACGCTCGAGGTAATCAGGATAGTATTCTCGCCAGTAAAGAAGAAGAGGGCCGCTGAAGTGTAGGGTGAGTGGCAGATCCTTGAAATATGAGAAGAGATCTAGAAGCATCTCATAGGAGTTCGACTGAATTCTCCTCAGGATGCTTTTTAGCTGGCCTATAGGCTGATGAAAGTGTAGTATAAAGATAAACGTACTCTTCATACTATATCCTTGTCCGGTTCAATGAGATAAGTTTTTCTTAAAATTGGAAGTAAATCCCATGCCAACAGAGCCCCGGCCGGGATTTGAACCCGGGACCTTCGGCTACCCCGAGATTATAGTAAACCTTACGAGGCCGACGCTCCACCAGTCTGAGCTACCGGGGCTAAGAGATTATCTTAGACAGAGATTAAAAAATTTTTCACGTCTCATAAAGCTTGAAAAAACGACAGGTTCCTTTAAATCAGTTGAGGAATTACCGGAGCTAAAGTGCCCCGGCCGGGATTTGAACCCGGGATCTACGGCTCGAGAGGC of Thermofilum uzonense contains these proteins:
- a CDS encoding alpha-amylase/4-alpha-glucanotransferase domain-containing protein produces the protein MKSTFIFILHFHQPIGQLKSILRRIQSNSYEMLLDLFSYFKDLPLTLHFSGPLLLYWREYYPDYLERMKDIIQNSRFEVLGGAFSESILSILPYEDRVEQLKRGRKLVEDLLGVRPKGLWLAERVWDPTLPSAIKEAAYSYVIVDDEVGYRSGLWRDDTHTAILTEYAGRKIGVLFIDANIRYILPWRTHTEVLDYIRSFRTPNGFKYVLWGSDAEKFGEWWPRENAEPWLRLFFHLLRESNDIQTLTPSEYIKRYGFTGLAYLGPWSYDKMIEWSGGYFPNFLRKYPEANNMHKKLLRVREKLVRLKAPPHAWENYYLAQCNDAYWHGLFGGTYLPILRQAIYEHLIKAERISESSALYYASGLRISEEDFDYDGRSEILIESLYTNFYIKPSDGGSLFELDIKLEGYEHNLINTMSRYAEPYLSGITDYRPDWYRRVSFREHIWKRDASLRDWIENTPFVDVSDLALKHYLVEHIGDGGVVLSAMGRDWSIRSQPSRIHVTKVYEVEDEGKTLRVKYIWRNMEKRFIDPKISIELSLMPKLPWDEESTPNYTVDDAYSRSFTERFESPWSRTIRISSKDYKEIVVENNKHAEVWVAPIETLARTEKGLKKELQGIGITFNHIVALNPGESFETQVTLRWL
- a CDS encoding KaiC domain-containing protein; translated protein: MSGVIEKVKTGIPGFDDLLYGGIPKRNIVLLSGGPGTGKTIFSQQYLYYGLVNGEPAVLVALEEHPVQIRRNMASFGWDVRRFEEEGKFAIVDAFTGGIGEAAKRERYVVKSVDDVSELIDVVRQAIRESKAERVVIDSVSTLYLTKPAMARGVLMQLKRVLAGLGATSIFVSQVSVTERGFGGPGVEHAVDGIVRLDLDEVDGELVRSLVIWKMRGTKHDMRRRPFDITDKGVVVYSNKVVKLKGIFYRVEEGGSSEQ
- a CDS encoding glycosyltransferase, with protein sequence MALKSVWMVTFEAIPFAKVGGLAEVPTNLLVPLSKKGIFSAIIMPSHSPVIDPRAEIVERLIEGKKYVFEKTMYKGIHFLRVHSDFLDDSRVYSEDVLLNKVVDLAKALPYIFTWASDLGLVEPDILHFHDWHSVVPLLKAKEKRGEDEKPYLVYHVHLLVRRKLDWATIEAAGLRRDWVHKAYLNGKTLHVTLREVFNSVEGFAEKLGLAESDQLITVSKSYLEEDLLGFLGRDVTRRGLVVYNGTDWQYETLIQEVLSIHRDKIEKTVGNTSNRSSLRKYLLLHALGQLPKGEPKIPDEKIKEYILERVAPPFREELKLDPFPFDGPLAITTGRLSRQKGFDTMAEAIEILLREFGEARIIFLVLPVWGGEKYVDVLIELSREYPYNVRVIFGIAPSVYKLSHLAADIFVAPSRWEPFGIMAIEALAAGCPVVGSKVGGLKETVLDIHEHDIKGTGLLVPPDNPYELADAMRNMLAFMEASNQGSLERYHRKIGDEKLLSILEEYLDAGEIIRKNAIDRVSSTFTWEKAADMLLEAYSRLAGPNTKGGV
- a CDS encoding transcriptional regulator; translation: MSSEIPLKPLGKDEIRKLELSLILGTLLRPDVIDAVRSAEDKITWLDSLVVAAGALARERAGYSIVRIAEELGRTESTIRNHLTAKTEAGRLVKETYDKLLQSGGKLELDIFSTKAEEELGALRKRVEELEKKLETVKKALEEILKNI